ttttgcatgtgttttcttttattctgtcCGTATGCAATTCAATAAGTACTTGAAGGATTCTGATACAAGCAAGCCGTGCTTGCCACTTCCCAAAAAATGAATttagtatttttaaatgaaaatgttttttattttttattttactttgaaatgcaTCTTTCCCGTTTTCCGCTCGAGGGGTTTTCATGCTCGTCACACAACCTTGCTAAGAAAGGCTTCGCCGCTTTGATTGGTTTGCCTAACTGGGTCGATTAATGTCTGGTTTATTGGGATTGATTCAAAATGATTCATGCAGGTCAGTATATGAtgcataataacaataatattaacAGTTAATAATAACTACTATTaattctgattaaaaaaaaaccttatttaaaaacacatgatTTATGAGAATAACCTTCTGGTCATATTAACAATCTCAGGAAAATGACTTTGTATTGAAGCATTAAGCATAAACACTAAAGTGAATACATTTAACCGTTTAACTtccaagtcccccccccacagacacacacactgtaccagCCTCCTAACAAGGTCCACGCTTGGACCCTCCTCTCTGCAGATTTGGTGCAGAACCGCCCGGTTCTGTTGAAGTCAAGCTCATCGGAACCGTCCACTCGAAACCGAGCTGCCTGGACAACTCCTGCAACGTCTTCAAGTTGATGACGGCGTCCTAAAAGGCAAAACAAACGACAAATCAACTAAACATAATGGGTTCTAAAAAAGGATGTGTTGACTTCAATTCAGGtgtcaacaaataaaataaagtagagaTTATGTACCTCTTGGGCTTTGTTGGGCATTATTTCAAATTCCATAAAGTCAGCAGAGCAAGACAACCTCTGAATAACTTCTTAAACCTAATTCAATGAATTAGGTGATCTTGTGAATATTTCCTCACAAATATCAACGGTTGCtttgtaaaaaacaataaatgtaccttcctggaTTCCAGATAGCAGGCGCTCACCCCACAGTCGGCCAAAATGAGCGTGGTTTGAGTGTCACTGAGGAGATTCATCATCGACTCTCCACTCTGTTAAACATTAGCACCATCAGCCGCCTGAGGAGCCAACAAACTCTCTCTTGTGTATCTGCCATAATCTCCAGCATTCCAGTGTAGAGCACATCAACGCTTATCTGTAGCCTTCTTTGAAAGGAATGCTGTTTGCTTGAGGTGTCTCCACTGCTGTCATTGTTTAAAAACCTTGGACCATCTCATGGTCTTTAGTTCCTAAACTGTGTGAACCTGGACCTCAATGAACTTGCCTTGGcatttctatatatatgtatgtataagtAAACATCTTGACCCTTTAAGTCAAACTGTTAAGATAACCCAGTGATCAAAATACAAATCAAGGTAAGCTCTGCAAATGTACAGTGATACTTTTTAAGACCagtgttttttaatacaaatgatGCCTTTTAAAAATGCTCATCCACTCCAAAATGACATAAGCGATAAATAACACAATGGAATGTCAGCTTTCCGCTGTGTACGACGGAGTAACGATGCCATCTACCGCTGGGTGAAATAACCGCAGACCAACCTTGGACTCGGATATTTTTGAAATTCTTTTATTCACTTTAAAAACTCTCCTCTTTACAGTCGTATCATCCATAAAAAGCATCAGGGCTCTCTGTGCAACATCATTGCAGCTATTATGTTTATCAAAGATCATTACAAATCTCAGCTCTTATGTAAACAACaagcaaaagaaaagataatGTGTGCTCACTCAATTTAACCGATATCAGACTTCACTTAGGAAACTTTAATGTGTTAATCATAGTTCTGATCGAAAGTGCTGCGAGGTCCAGCCAATGAATACAATAAGAGATACACTACTTTTAACAGGCACAGGATGTAACAAAATCCCAGGTTCAACTTCACATCCAACACCACGGTCTGACAAGAAAATCAATAGTTGCTAAATTAGTcgtataaaataattaaaagcacGTACAAAAGCGTGGGTTGTCTTTTCCCTAAGCTTCAGTGTAACTATcaacaatgacaaaaaacaaagacagttgACACGGAGTAAGTGATTATCAGAGTATTGCTCGGTTGTTCAGTGGCGTGTCAGTCTGTGTTTCAGCAGGTAGTGAGGTGGAGGTCCAGCCTGCTGGACCGGGACGCTTCTCAGTGCACCAGTGAAGAGCAGTGTCATTTGCCCAAGACCGGACCCTCCTGACAACGACCTCCCTCCTGCACATCCGTCCACTTTGGGTTCAGTAGCAGCCGTCTTTCCAGCTGCCGTCCCTCAGGGCCGTCAGGGCCGCCAGGCTCTTTGGAGGGGTCAGCAAACTGTAGACGGAGAGAAACGAGGCCGTTCAAAGAACTGACGAGGAGATGCATCGTCACCCTCAAGTATCCTCACCGTTATATATCTTCTTTTGGTTGACTGAGAGCGCGAAAactaaaaaaattaaatataaaatgctCTCAAATGTAAGACAAGCTTTAGCTTGTGATCAGCATGGTGTTTATTTTGTAAGATTTAGTGTCACTGCCTACTTTCGTTTACTTTTTTCCAGCGTGAACACATTGTTTTCTTAAAACCTGTTTTGAAATCAGCAGGCACCACCGGATTGGGCTTCTACCGTTTGGATGGAGAAATGTCAAACCTGCGTGTGGGTTGGGAGATTTTGCTCGCACGTGGAACTCCACTCATTCCCACAAAGGAGGCCGGGCGCGGCAGCGAGCTGCGCGTGACGGCCGGCTGGCTGCAGACGGCTTTCGGGGGCTGTTGCACCACGCCGCTGCTGGGCTTGAGAGGCTGCGGAGCTGCCGCGCTGCCGGGGATGGAGTGTAGACTGATGGAGGCGGACATGGAGGGGGGGCCCTGCTGCACCGTGGGACTCACGTAGGCCGTGGCTTTGAGCGGGTGTCGGGGAGTGGTGGGGAAGTTCCCCACGCTCAGGACCCGCTGGCTGAGCTGGCCTGGGGAGGGAACTGAACAGCAGGGGCACACGTCACAGGCGTTTTATCTATTGTGCATTCCAAACTTTGACCATTACCTTCGGGGAAACGGCGCTCAACGTTCGCGTATGAACAGAAACGAGCCGCTCACAGATCATTTCCATTCATTCGCTTGAATCAAAAGAGTCTTACTGGAGGACTGGAGTCGTGCAAGCCCACTGGAGGAGTCAAAGCTCTGGCTGCTTCGCAGGGAAGATACCGTTGGCAAGGAGGAGGGGCCGTGGGAGGGCGGGTTGACAGGGGAAGCCAGGCATGGGGTGCTGGGAACACTGGGCATGCTGGGAGCTCGGAGCAGGTTGGGCATGCTTCTCCGTAGCTTGTCTATGCAACCAGATGAGACATTGTAGGCGTCGGCCCGGAAAAGTATTTTTACAATTTCTTTTTGTACAAATTACACATCAGTAAGCTGGATGCAGGTGGACTTTGTTGGACAGAACCAGGCCAGCTGTTTACCATCTGTCTCCATCAATATGCTAAACTACGCTAACCTGCAGCTGGCTGTAGCCTCTTATTGCCCCTGATGCAGTTAAACCCCCAAAAGGCATCCCCAATTATAATAATGACAAGCTGTCATGTAACTGAGTACAACTGAGGATGGAGGTCATTTTGTGTTCGGCACCTTTGTACTCATCTAACTGCCGTGGTATTCGTGAAACACTCACCTGTGCTGCTCCTGTATGTCGTGTGTGCTTCCATGGTCAGGCTGAGCGGGGCCGAGTACTGGGAGTGTCCGCTGAGGGAGAACTGGGGTGCGATTGGGCCGCGTCTGCAGTCTCTGATACTGGAGAAGGTGTGAGAGTGGGGCAGGCCGCCGCGCTGCATAGAGCCTGCGCCAAACAGACGAGGCTGCGGAGGCGGCAGCTGGTCGtaaccctcgtcctcctcctcctcgtcctcctcgtccagaTCCATCTCGCTGCGCCGGAGGGAGTGCAAGGAGAAGCTGGATCTGCGCCGGCTGGCTGTGGCCGTGTTCGAGGTGGAGGCGTAGTCCTGGCGGAGACCTGCAGCGGGGACGGATGGACGCTTTGATCCGCGGAAAGCCAAAACTTGACCCCCATTTAGTGCGTGAGGCCTTTCCTTTTACAGGCCGCCCCTCCTCCATTATGCGGTAATTCAACCGGTACTCTGTCTAATGCCTTTACTCGGAAATCTCCTGCATTATGTACAACACACAGAATGATATTACAGCCAGTTCCACTACTGCCAGATCAAACATCTTAGCCAGAGGTCAGTAGGGTAACACGTTGATCTATTTCCGTCCTCTCAGAAGGCCTTGAATCAGGGTTTATATTATTCCTCCTGCCTCCAGTGTAATCCATGCAGATGGGTTGGGTGTAAGCCGGCTGGTTTTGGAAATATCCTCCATAGACATCTTCCTTTTCTCTAATTTAGTGGTATTGTACGGAAAAGCGGTTTGTTATTTTGCCGCTTGCCATTTAGTCCCATCATCTCTACGGCTGATTCCTCCAGAACCACGCAACTCACGTCAAGACAATCTTTACAGATAAAGATAAAGAGATAAAAGATAAAGCCGCAATTTCTAAATTACAGTGGATGTGAGTAATGTGTGGATGGgcgcccttctcctccccccctatTAGCACATAGTATTTTGCACTGTCTATATTGATGAATGGCACTATAGGAGTATATGATAATCAAGAATTTAGGATTTGATGGTTAACTGTCCCATGACTATAAAAGGAGAcaactgtaaatgtgtgtgcaaACGTATGTTTACGTGGATTCTGAAGTTCGAAACCACGGCTACAAAAACTGTTATGAACAAGTTTCATACACGGGATTCTTCAGCCGTGTTTcatgatgttttgttttcaatgacaATAGTTTGATCCGCGAGACATTTCAGACAGTCGACTCACTCTGCTCCTGAAGTCGGGCCATGACCTCCACGTCCATCATGTCCTGCAGTTTGTAGCTCATTGAGATGGAGTCGTCCTCCAGCTCTGACGCACCCGCCTCACTGTCCAGGGAAGACTGGGGGCTGATGGCTGCGTGTCGGCGGCCCACGTCTGAAATCATACGGGGGAGCCACATCTGTAGCACGGCGGTACCTCACTCGACTGCATGTGAAAGAATTGAGTATTGAGTGGCGGAGGAGTGAGGTCTTACTGTGGAGAGTGGCGTTTGACAGGAAGGTGGGCGCTCGGTCACTGAGGCCGGCCCTGAGAGGCTGCAGAAAAGACTGAGCGCATGAGGGCAatggagctgaggaggagagaaatcCACATCCAATCATTAACATGCAAATCAAAGCTCCAGTCACTCACATGTGTGTCTATAAtgtctaaaatatatatacatcttttttttggtggggtTTGAGCTGCTCTCCATCTGTCTGAGGGACTGACCTGATAATCTCCAGTAATCTGACTGTAAACTGCAAGTAGCGGGTTGTTTAAGAATCTGGGTTATGTTCACACAGCGAGCTCCAGAAGTATTTAGGAAGCAACATGCGCTTTTGGCTCCGTATTCTTATTACTTTTTGAAAAGGAGCAATTAAGTTAATTGCACATCATATTTGCATTTGCACATCCTATGATTTGGTTATTTGCTATAACGAGAGGCAGACTTGGGTGACCTCGCTGGCAGTAGACAGCTGGCtggggaaaaggaaaagcacCACTGTTCCCATTCTGGTTGTACTGGCCAGTATCTCAGGGGAACTGTGTGAATGTGGAGGAGCACAGCCAGAGTAGGAGCTGTGTGAGGGATGCACAAGGGCACAGCAGGGTTTTCAactaaatgctaacatgctcgtACCGAACAGGCTCTTCTGTGGCTAGCGGAGCTATGTGCCCGTAtcgtgtgtgtccgtgttaccTGGGGCCTCGGTCGGGGCAGCGGGCTTTGTGTAAGGCAGCACGGGGCAGCTGAGGGAGGACAGTCCCTCTATGCAGCTGTATGAACGGACCGAGGAGCGTCCTCGCCAGCGCTTAGCTGCACACAAAGATTGTAGCGATGGACACGTTAGGCCGATTGCTTTACCTGGCAACGCGCACACATGGAGTATATTGATTCTGACACGCTCTGGCCAACATGTTAATCTGCTTTTACAGATCAGTATTGATGTTTCAAATGATCGGGTCGCGGCCCGGAAAGACCAGGCTGATACGGTAAGACGAGGTTTAGCTTCCACTGCGGCTTATTGGGCTAAACCGCAGGTCTTTTTAGGATAAGCAGGGATTGTGCATGAAGGCTACATCACATTCAGAATGAGTGTGAAGGAGATCTACTTCTGGGGATGTGGAGGTTACAGTTCTACTGCTTCACAATGTTCCTGCCTTATTAACAGCGTCATAACACAATGTTTAGAAGCTGTAGCTAGTGGCTTTAATAATGATTTAAACATAACGTATTAGGTTTAAAGATTAGTAATAAACCACTCATATGGAAAGCTTGACACCAATAGATTTTGGGTTGATAGGCTCAATATTGTATTTACGAATGGCCTAATAATGTTCCATTAAGCCCTATTAAATGGCACTGTTGCTAATCCTAATGCCTCTTTAGAAGgtggtatttgtttttttcaccaataAATGTCTGCGTTTGGCTTGAAATGACATGACATTAGACGATGTGGCCCATGTGACAGCAGAGTTCACCCCCCTGCTGGTTGTTATTCAGAGAGGCACACACCTGACGGAGTGGAGTCCACTGCTAATGGACGACACCAACACTCACAGCAAGTTACATAAAACAACAGCTACTGGAGCTCGGAGACAAGGAGGTATTCAtgagccagaggaggagagccaaCCTTCACTGAATGCAGCTTCTAGTGAAAGAAGAGGACCTtgaaccgcacacacacacacacacacacacacacacacacacacacacacacacacacacaccacaagcCCACTAATGAACATCCAAACAGATCCTAACAAATCGGCCTCATTAAATAACAGTCTGGACACAACGTGGGAGGGACAGATCGGTGAAAAGTCTTCTTagaatataaaaaaatcaaagcgcacacacacgtacacgggCCAGTTCCCACAGCGTACATTCATGCATCACGTCAAGTCCCCCGTACCGGCTGTTTGCCGAGCAAATCACCCTCGAAACCCCAGTTTATGTAAGCATGGTTTCTATGGTGACCATATCCGTGCATGAGTGTGGAGGATGTAAAGACTCAAATCTAAAAAACGGTATCAGGCAGCAAATGTCATTCAGTGGCACACTAGGATATTGAAGTATCTTGGTTTTGTACTATGTGCATATGAATATGATGATGTCCTATGCAGGTCTGCAATGAGCGCAGGGGCGTCCTCTGcttgagttgtgtttttttaggcAGAAATACACAAGGACAAcgttacactgtaacaaattgctgtaaatttacggtgcatttctaacggtatcttacagtatgtcataataactgtaacatacagttaaatttccatcccttgcttgtaaattaacggccaatgtcatgaataaacagttaaagctgtcaatttacaataatagcagactaccgtaattcaactgcatgttacatatattttatgaagtggtggaaatacacatacaagtgcagtgaatcacaatctatctacatctacaaattacagttaattcacagtaaaaaaaattcaagtttacggtaacatacagtaatccacttaacggtaacatagtgtaaaaaacgTTTACGGTATTATAATAAcggtaaaataacggtaaattcctggcgtccttgctgccagtaaaataccgttaatttacggtgaaattttttagagtgtatgtAACACTCGTCTACATAATGAAATGTAATTGAGAAGCTGTAATGTAGTATTTTAACTCAGGTCTTCCATAACTGATGATGACACAGAAACTTAATCCAGCTAAAAAAATCTGCATCATCTTCAACAAGCAAGGCGACTCTGTTTATACGGAAATGACAGATTTATGGGATGCGGATGAGCCAAAGAgatttaaaggaatagttcCAACTTTTAGATAATTTGCTAAAAATGTGCATGAACTCTCTTACTGTGAGTTTGATGAAAAGATAGATGCCAGTACCATGTTTGTAAATGGACTACCGAGCTAAAGCCAGTAgtcattagcttagcttaacatAAATTCCCaaaacagcagagagcagctATAGCCTGGCTCTGTTTGATGGAAACAAAATCAACCAACTAGCACCTCGAAAGCCACAAAAACCAAACAGTGTAAACATGAGAAGTTGTGGCTGTAAGGTCAATTTTGTggactgtttattttctttccttcttttacCTCTGTGTCCATATGTTAtgctgagctaagctaaccagaTACTGGCGCCCACGTTTTGAACTGCAGGGTGTAAtcattcctcttcttcttcttgggtaGATGTATCACCAGAGAAGCAAATCTCTGGAAGTGCTCTTAATTGTTCTCTGGCAATAGTGAAACGTGTAAAGGGGAGAGGTTCCAACTCCCACAGAAGATAATCACTCGGTGGGAAGTCAAATGAGGTACTTAAAAAGCCATAAATGTGAAGAGAGCAAGTTAAATGGTTGGAAGCAATTGAGCAGGGAATTGCTTTCACGGCTCGGGAGCTAAAATCCTGTTGCACGTGGAGATGCTTTGTGCGTGAAGCGTGTTATAGCTTATGGTCGCATGTCGGCAGCTGGAGAGACAGATGTCCAGATGTGGCAGCAACTGAAGGCCATTAATCTGAGTGATAAATACTCTGTACCTTGGTCCAGCCTGTGGCAGAGGGTCATCTTGGCCAGCTCCACCTCGGGCCCCGGGTGGTCCAGTACCTGCCTGCACCACTGGAGAGGGCTGAGGAGACACTCGCCCATAAACTTGGCTTTGGGACTCACGTACAGCCTGTAACGACACATCAAGACCCACAATTCAGCCCTGGCACTTTTACAGCAAGGCTCATATTGGTACTGTTTGAAGAGGACTGAGGGTAAATAAACTAGAGCCTGGAGATCTGTAGGAACGCGTTTCACGCGGCAATAGCTCTCGGGCGAAGCCAAAGCATCACTTTGCGATGTTAAAAACTGTGGCTGTGTAAAAGGAGCAATCTTCTTAGTCTTGATGTGGAAATAGACCTAAAAGATCAACATCTCCACAAATAGCAATTGGCGTTTTACTGGCTGCAGCAAAGCGGCAGTGCATAATAAAACCTCAAATGGTGACAGCCTGATTTGGTGCAGTGATGTAAAGGATGTGACTACTAGCTACACATAAGACGATAGTATGTCCACCCCCGTGAGTTGTAGAAGCCTGAAGCACAgaaacaatcaatcaatgaaCAGATTAGACTTTAACCACAGGATTAATCGTCTAATTTGCATAATATATTAATCAttgcaattgtttttttaaaccaaaaatatCAAATGTCCTATGCAATTAACTGTCATAAATGAGAGTTAACAAATAATTGTGGGGTTAGGGCTTCGGAAAAATGAGTTTGAAGATGCCCCATGGCGTTATACTTAATATCCTGTCATCTTACACACCAAACGGTGaaacaattaaataattgaTGTATAATATAGTATATTATACACTAGTCCTAGGTCCTTTGCcacataacaaaacaaaagaaagagaaattgtGTAACCTGGATGTTATCAGAGACCTGCTATCAAGTATTTGACGGCTgaacaaagaagagaaaaaaaagcctacAATCTAATTCTGAATTGTACTTATACTGACGTGACAGTTAAACACATTCTAATCCCAATATGTACGTGTGTATTACTATAATACACTGGCATGAAAGATCAATAATTTAACATGATAATTTATCATCTCTCACATCGTGATAAAATCATATCGACATATCGTGATAAACCATAATATTGTCTACATGGAATAAAACAAGCACGTAGTAACTTACATTTCTAAGACAATCTGAATTAATTGATTCACTATGTATTTGTGCGCATGAACGTTGATAAACAATTGAGTCAATGCATAGCGGAAAATATTTATATGaattatatttatacatatgcaGCACCAGTCAAGGTTTGGACAATTGAATGAAAAAACTTTGCACAttgtttatacattttttctttcttcacaacTGTTCCTTGCATTTTCCCCCTAAAGTTCATAAGTTAGAGTACTTTTGAGCTGTATAAAACAGAAAACTATTTATATTTGTGTACAGTAGAAGTCAAACGTTTttgactgtatatatatattgtgtatagTGAAATATATCATTATAGAGTTATAATGACCAGTATCGTAATATAAGATTTTGGTTTGCACTAACTGCCCGGACCCTGATAACTAGGCCCCGGTTCTACCCTGGCTCCATCGGGCCCGTTAGAGGGAGGGAGCGCAgctacacactgctgctgcaTTCGGGCGGCTGCTCCACTTTCCACACCGTCACACCGGCCGCATCCCGCCGCGGAGCCGGTGGGCTGGTCGGCGTGTGAGTGGCGGTGCAGCCCGGGGCTGAGCGCGCCGCACAAAGCCGCGCTGTGTGATCGCAGACTCAAGCGGGTTATTGTTTTCTAGTTCCATCCCGGTGCTGTCTTGCGCAGAAGAGACACCTATGCTGCGCGCacagtgcattctgggatgCCCCCTTGCTTGTGTCAAATCagtgtttgttcatttgtttaactccttaaaataaaataaagtctctATTTGAGCCGCAGTCTGCgaagcagctcctgcaggagaGGGATCGATCGTCGGATCGATGAGGGGATGCACGGGAGGATGGCATTAAATatcatgtaaaaacaaaatgtggcCGGCAGACGGACGGCCGTGTGGCCCGCGGAGCATCTTCGGGAGTAAACAACAGAGTAATAAACAGAGCGGTTACCAGCTATCGGGCTGCCCGATGGGGAGCGCGGCGTCCAGGTCCAAAACATCCACCTCATCCATGACGGTGGCGGTGTCCTCCTCAGCGGCGCCAAGACACGCGGAGCTCGGCTGAAAATACGCGAAGGGCTCCTCGGTCGCTCCGGGGGCCCCGGGGGGACTCGGGGTGCCATATTGTCCGGGGACGTGGTCGCTCGCGCACGCGTTACCGCCGCGCAGACCCGACAGCGAGGTCTGGAGATGAGGAGGGCCGACGGGGCGAGCGTGCGCCGCGTTCGCCCTGGTCCGCAATTGTTCGTTCTGCCGCTCCAATTTCCGCACCAATTCCTGCAGCTTGAGCACCTCGAGCTCCGCGCTGGACgtcttgttgctgttgttgccgTTGACGTCTGCCATCGCGCGCGGGTTCAACACCTCTGCCTCCATTTGGCAGACGGCTCATGGAGAAGCGGCGGAGGAAGCGGAGAGGGTGTCCAGACTCCCCCCGTTCAAAGCCGCTGCTGCACGCGGGCGC
The window above is part of the Gasterosteus aculeatus chromosome 16, fGasAcu3.hap1.1, whole genome shotgun sequence genome. Proteins encoded here:
- the slain1a gene encoding SLAIN motif-containing protein 1a isoform X1, encoding MEAEVLNPRAMADVNGNNSNKTSSAELEVLKLQELVRKLERQNEQLRTRANAAHARPVGPPHLQTSLSGLRGGNACASDHVPGQYGTPSPPGAPGATEEPFAYFQPSSACLGAAEEDTATVMDEVDVLDLDAALPIGQPDSWLYVSPKAKFMGECLLSPLQWCRQVLDHPGPEVELAKMTLCHRLDQAKRWRGRSSVRSYSCIEGLSSLSCPVLPYTKPAAPTEAPAPLPSCAQSFLQPLRAGLSDRAPTFLSNATLHNVGRRHAAISPQSSLDSEAGASELEDDSISMSYKLQDMMDVEVMARLQEQSLRQDYASTSNTATASRRRSSFSLHSLRRSEMDLDEEDEEEEDEGYDQLPPPQPRLFGAGSMQRGGLPHSHTFSSIRDCRRGPIAPQFSLSGHSQYSAPLSLTMEAHTTYRSSTDKLRRSMPNLLRAPSMPSVPSTPCLASPVNPPSHGPSSLPTVSSLRSSQSFDSSSGLARLQSSIPSPGQLSQRVLSVGNFPTTPRHPLKATAYVSPTVQQGPPSMSASISLHSIPGSAAAPQPLKPSSGVVQQPPKAVCSQPAVTRSSLPRPASFVGMSGVPRASKISQPTRSLLTPPKSLAALTALRDGSWKDGCY
- the slain1a gene encoding SLAIN motif-containing protein 1a isoform X2; the protein is MEAEVLNPRAMADVNGNNSNKTSSAELEVLKLQELVRKLERQNEQLRTRANAAHARPVGPPHLQTSLSGLRGGNACASDHVPGQYGTPSPPGAPGATEEPFAYFQPSSACLGAAEEDTATVMDEVDVLDLDAALPIGQPDSWLYVSPKAKFMGECLLSPLQWCRQVLDHPGPEVELAKMTLCHRLDQAKRWRGRSSVRSYSCIEGLSSLSCPVLPYTKPAAPTEAPAPLPSCAQSFLQPLRAGLSDRAPTFLSNATLHNVGRRHAAISPQSSLDSEAGASELEDDSISMSYKLQDMMDVEVMARLQEQSLRQDYASTSNTATASRRRSSFSLHSLRRSEMDLDEEDEEEEDEGYDQLPPPQPRLFGAGSMQRGGLPHSHTFSSIRDCRRGPIAPQFSLSGHSQYSAPLSLTMEAHTTYRSSTVPSPGQLSQRVLSVGNFPTTPRHPLKATAYVSPTVQQGPPSMSASISLHSIPGSAAAPQPLKPSSGVVQQPPKAVCSQPAVTRSSLPRPASFVGMSGVPRASKISQPTRSLLTPPKSLAALTALRDGSWKDGCY